The window ATGGATAGTTagttaaacataaataaaaaatataagcaataaattaaacaatacaacatttttttttataactgtTAATATGACCTAGTGTGATCAGTGTATAATAGAAGTATTGTCggtgataaaaaaatatgttacaCCAATTATAACGGGTCATAAAGTTGTATCATTTGTATTgttcaaatataaattaaagaagaaaaagtaggATTAGGTCTGTACCATGATGCTTAGAGGTGCTGCAAAGACGGACACGGAAAAAGCTACACAAACCCAACCAAGAACTCGGACACGGGTTTCTCCTTGAGCTAAGAAGTGTGAGAGAAGAAGAATCGAGCCAAATCCCCCAAAGTTCATCAGAATAAGAATCCTCAATGTGAAAGTCTATAATCCCaagtccaaaattttttgttagtgCATTATTTGAGAAATAGGTCACTTCAGCATGAAACGGAAATATATGGTTCTAATTGTAACAAATGTACGTaccaaaaaacaataacaataaatacaaagagagagagagagagagagagagagagagttttattaaGTACCCTGGCTTGCTTTGGTGCAAAAACGATGTAAATGGCAATGTAAATGGTTTCCACAACACAACCGACTGTGTTTGCAGTAATAAGAAGGATTTCATCAGATTTAAGTGATGCATAGTATAACCAAAGCATGGCGCTGAATAGTGCAACCACATATGGAACTGACTGAAACCCTTCTGTTGATTTCTTCTTATAAACCCTAATAAAGGTTGGTCTGCAATGGATTTGGaagattttattataattaagcaagacttaggtacagtacttaggtgctgttctttcggttcttcttttaaaattctgtcatgtggattttttctcattggatgaaagtgtattttttaattaagtaaccacatggctgaatcttaagaAGGAAACCTAAGTAACAGCACCTAAGATAcagtacctaagttttgtcctattGTAATTAGTACTTCATTACAGTAAAgctaaaaacttgttaaaatagaaaaaagaaaaaaaaaagaagagagcaaGAAACTTACACTGGGGCTAGAAAAACCACGAAGGATATAATGTTACCTGTAAAATTTACattaaagagagaaatttaGCTCTTCTAGCTTCTTGCATCAAGAAAATGTAGGCTTTTAAAATATACATGCAATTGTAaggaataattttaattatttaaccattattctaatataGAATTATGTTATATAATAGAAGTTAGAACTCTCTAAGTTTACGTATATGTTTTCATACTTgaaatatttttgcttttgttactTGAGACCAGGGACGGAACTAGGATTTGTACTTTgggatgggggggggggggggggcaaagcttaaaaccaaaataaaaaaaatgaaaataaaaactaacatctatttcatattcaacaaaatattacatacaaaataagtatttcttaaacatttcatattataaaacacatcaacaaagtataacatacaaaataagtgtttcttattttgtgcatgatttttgtttagtctatatttatttttttattttgtttttgtagttaaaggggcatgaattttatttattttcttttaggtcaatatctaaatattttagagaaTGAGAgacgatatatatatatatatatttagagcattctcatcaagaattctaaattttttagcatttaacacttcaaaaatctactttatttattataccaTCCCACTTTAAGATACATCaaacatcaaaacttctatattttttatcatttcatttaaataatataaactactcattaaaataataataaaacaactccACACAAACCACCTGCCAACCCCCTCAGCCAACTTGAGAATGAaaaactatttcttttttacaattcaGGCTACAGTGAGCTTGTATTAATACAAGCTCACTGTAGTAGTATGCCAAAACTTTTACAATTTGAAAGCTTTGATGGAGTtgattttttggtattttgatacTAAAATTTAGCATATATCCCTTTTAGCATCCttaatgggaatgctctaaagggcaaatcttaaaatttttttttttataccaatttGTATGCATATATTGGCTTATATgcatatattagtttttttttttttttttgggggggggggggaaggggggCGCGTGGCCCCCCTCTGCCCTGGTGCAGGTCGGCCCCTGCGTGAGACAGCTTGAAAACGAAAAAgcagaggaagaagagagagaatattgataaaatttaagCATAGCTATATACCAAGAATGCCAAACGCAAATACCAAGGGACTGTGAGTGGAAACCATCTCTATCTCTTTGGttaattctttctctttctttgtgtcaaacacaaaattgaaaacGAGCACGGTTTGAAGGTGAAGCCCTAGCCTTAGCTCTCTTTGACTCCAACTTTGCTATATACCTATAGACAGTTGTTCATATTTATAGAGGTAGTAATCCATGACGTTGCATGAAGAGTAGTGATCAATGAATCATCACTTAGGTGGCCATAGTAGCAAAAAGCCATGCACTCAACAATCAACATGTGCCAACTCAACATGATAAATTAgtttgccccaagaggggtagCCTAGTTGGTGTGGGATCCTGCAGGCAAGCTTATGGTCCCTTGTTCGAGTTGTGGTGGGTACCATGTGGGGGGGGGTTTTCCTGGCTTGTATTGCGTCTCATCCACTGGCTCTCTTGGGGTGCTAGGGTGAGGTCTGTGGCATCTCGGTCACAGTAGCTATGGCTCAATCCAACATTCTTTAGTGGGGGGTGCCCTTATTAGGTTACGCCTTGGGGGGTAAGTCACATATGGTCGCCcctgtcccccccccccctctttttattcagcaaaaaaaaaaaaaaagtttgtacgTACATACCTAAAAACGTTTTTCCTACCCTTAATTAATGCCCTTCTTTTATGTCACTtacatattcataatattttatagGGTAGCGATTCATGTTCGCGGGTCGAATTTGTGTCGTGTCGAGTCATGAGTATTCGGTTATATAGGTTGACCCGAGCCCGACCTGTTTAGTAAACGTGTCAGAAATTTTCAACCCAAACatgacttgtttattaaacaggttaaCCCGACCTGACACATTTAACTCGtttaattaacaagtcatgTAAAGGTCAATATAAATGACCCAATTAATAATCTATTTGATGAATAGGTCATACCAAACCtatataatttttctcaattctcatatatctaaaattaaaatacaattgcaactataaatatagtaataaacatataaaaaatccattaattaagcaataatatcaaaataattaataattttataagctAAACGGATCAGACAGGTTCATATGTTGAACACGAACACGACCCGTTTATTAAATGGATTAGCCATGTCAACCTGAATATGACCCGAATCTGTTTAGCCTCAACCCATGACCTGTTTATAAATAGGTTAGTTATATTGGGTTTGCGGGTTGTGTCAGATTTTGCCACCCcctaatattttatcatttttttcacaattattgaaatgGTAAGTTATAATTACATCACGTTTTTATAGACCAAATAATTGATAATTAAAtctaatatcatttttcattaGTTCTATTCCATAGTGAGAAAGATTGTGAAAACTTGTTGTCCCTATACTAATTATTCTCCTCACAAACCATTTAGCAATACTTTCATCATGTACAACTACCAAAAACAAACCCAACATCGCCGCTTAATGACCTATAATTGCACAAATATTTGATACATTGGCAATGTTCAGCTTATGACATGTCACATGTGTACGTAACATGAGGTAGTCATGCACTATTGCAAAAataaccttattttttttttctagttaaGCTTGTTTATTTGGCTGATATATTATCAATGTTATTGCGCTCTGTCTCATATAGCTTTTGACTCGCGTGAACAGGGGATTCAAAGTCTTGTTCTTGTTGTTCCAAGTGGATCCAGTCGATGCAGTGACAATTATGTGTATATATCTACCTGTTTCGTTAAGAATATTGGCAAACCCTATCCCActcaattgtttttttaattctttttttgatggaatgtagaaaaattgtaatagaaaaagtgagaaatatTCTATTGAGTTTGCGAATGCATTTCgttaattattaattagtaaGTACAGATGAAGGTGTGAACTTTGAATTGGTAGGTGGAAgggttaaaatttaaataaattctaaataaataCACTTATGATTCGAAATAATTAAGATTAGCCAAGCCGATCCTAAATCATTAGTATAATTATAATGCATTAAATTTAACAATAGATAATGTGAGATATGTTCATCACAATATCTTAGAAGATTGACAATGATCTCTGCACCTGTCTTATATGCATAAGTTTGGAGATTCACGATGGTATTAGCACTTAAAAGGCATTTTGATTAACTTTTAGTGAGTCCAATTAATTGGCCAAGTTTAACTAATTTGCCACTTAACCcatatttatgttttgattTAAATGCATTATGATTAATTATTAATGAGTCCGATTGACCAAATTTAACTTTGCTACGTATTTAACCTATGTTTAGGTTGTGGTAACCATAAAATAACGAAACTTTTCATTATGATTAATTATTAATGAGCCTAATATAGACCAAACTTAACTTTGCTACTTAACTTATGTTTAGGTTGTGGTAAGTGGTAACTACAGTAACGAAACTATTCATATAGTATAATAATTTTAGGTTGTGGCAACTACAAAAAGGAAACTTTTCATTTATAATTGATCAACTAGTTCAGATTTGTGGAGGCTAGAGGCTCAACGTTTTGTACCTCACCTTTCTAAGTTCTTCGCcaaattgaatttgaaaactCTGTATCAACAACTAAATGTACGTGGCCTAGTTTGCAAATCAATGCAGCTTCATAATGCTAATTCGATTGCATATGGTAGGTGTGAATGATTAACGAGAACAGTCGTATGAGGATCCTATCTTTTTCTTGGTGGTGTATGACCTGATGATTTAAAGTTATTGTCCCTAATTAATAATCTTTTGAGATTGATACGCAACTATCTCTACATTTTGATGTTCACAATGCTGCCTCACCTAGATACGCCAAGGGGGATCAGTACTTTATTGGGAAGAAAAATCGTAGAAAATCATGTGATAGTTAAACAATAAGCATTTGTGgcatggaataaaaaaataccaTTGTTATTAGGACATGCAGCTAGCTAGGATTGGTCGATGTAAAAGTGATATTCTCCGGATCATAACTTATATATTCTACACaacttgtaaaaatattttgtgtcTCTAACTAAGACCAAAGAAAGTGTTAAAggtatattagcccattagtataggttcaagcctaattctattttgtgtgcaagccaagtaacacaggatttgtattagactaaaccctagactaatagacttctagtacaagtaggagacttgacttgtacacaaagtagaattaggcttgggcctatactaatgggctaatatatctttaacagaaagaaagaataatgcACCAAAATGCAGATGCTACACCAAAACATTGGTGgttgtttctttttactttttttaatcaagAAATTTATTGATGAGAACAAGCTGAAACccaacaacaaacaaataagGCTCCTAGAAAGGCATGTGATGCCCCAAtatgattgattgtgtgatatgtgtgggtgtgtgatgagtcccatataaggtatttactaggttgaactGGGTTTTATTAATAACTGCAAGGAGTTTCAATTGCGACTAtttcttttgaggtatagcgcagatgtggctagcatTTTTCCTTAGGTCGTTACAAAGTTGATCACAACCAACATTGGTGATTGTTTCTTGTAGAAAGTGAATACAAAAGATCCAGAAATATCgaataataaaacaattcatatatatatatatatatataacgaaTGCCCTAAAGGCatctattaataaattattttaaaaaagatttacgtgaaaatgaaaaaaaaaaaccaatctttTGATaaccttttcattttttcataattttttttttcaatggatGATAATAGATACACTAAGAGAGCGTATGGATTGTGTCTgcgttttcatttatttttttactatttttagttttcaattttcagtaaaataagcggtattTAAATTCATACTAAGAGCACCCATTAACAGAactcatatttatatatacatcgACATTTTGTTCTCATAATAAAATTAGAAGTTTCCAGCATGTATGAATTATGAGCCTTGTCATTCCAGAAAGATGGCTTGCATGCGTGATGAATTATTGCGAAACTTGTACCTACTGGGGTTCCAAGTTATCTTAAAAGGAGTGGGTTGCAAAATTTATTATGTGATTAAGGACAAAAAAACTAGTAAGGCCAGGTAGAGATTCTAGAGAAATTGCACCGAAATTAATAGAGGATTTTTGACAATTGGAAGACTGTACATACACAACTTTTTCCAGAAATTGACCCCTTAGCTTATAGCTATACACCACTCTCAGTTGTGATAAGCGATGACCCTTGTGTCAAATTATCAATTGCGAATTTCGGACAAGATAGGATGagcgaaaaaaagaaaaaaagaaggttgGACAAGAGTAAAAGATGAATTATCCCGAAATATTGGTCTTTTATGTTCACTTTGTAATCTAGATTACCGATTAAAGTTTGACAAGACAGATTTtggaattaaattttctctttttcttttttttgatagggaaaTTTGCTCTTTTTCAAACAATTAAGAATGAATGATGTCACATGAAACTAATCATGATcattagcttttttatttttgtagtctTTCACGTTCATTTCGTAATCTGTATCAAAATATCAATTGCGAATTTCAGACAAGATAGgatcagccaaaaaaaaaaggttggacATGTGTAAAagatttgtaaataattttctcttttcaaaacAATTAATGATGTACAAGTGACATGAAGCTGATCATGATCATTAGCTTTTCCATTTTTGCTGTCTTTCACGTTTAAAGTTGGATAAGGCAGATTATCAcatatgtttattaattttctctttCCCGAGCAATAAATGATGTAAaacttcccatcaaaaaaattttaaaaaaatataaaaaaataaaaatgatgtaagACTTCACATAATGAAGCTAATCATGACCATTAGCTTTTCTATTTATGTTGTCTTTTATGTTCACTTTGTAATCTAGATTACCAATTAAAGTTTGACAAGACAGATATTATCCCAAGcgttttgaaattaaattttctctttttcaaacAATTAATAATGTAAGATGACTGGTCAAAAAAATGATGTAAGATGTCACATGAAGCTAATCATGATCGTTAGCTTTTCTATTTTGGTAGTCTTTCACGTTCACACTGTAATCTGTATTACGAAAGCTGGACAAGATAGATTATTCCAAACATTTGGAATTAATTTTCTCCTCAAAATTGCCAAATGCATTGTATCTAAATTGGCATCTCTCTATATACAAAGTGTTTGAGGGTTTAGGAAAGAAATGATTCGAACTGCGGAGTTAATAGCATGttataattatctttaaaaaaaaattttctcctaaaaaaattaaagattatgaCTTGACATGAAGCTAATCATGATCGttatctattctttttttttttcttttttctttttgtatctattctatttttgttattatttttataaacagaTAGTACGAAGTATGagatttaataaatttgttaaaaatatatactaaGATGTGCTAGttgaattacaaaacttttagcttattcttgttatttttaTGGTAAATTACGTCTTCTTTGTTAATTTTGTCATATTAGGTTAGTCTGATTAGTTTAGAGATGTggtaggacttaggttttgaattttttaaagataatttttttttttttttgcatattgattttctctaattttttatagattaggagttttttttttttaaatatttataattttctggatgaaatgtaaaaacattttaaaactaaatttcctaatgagagagagagagagagagagagagagagagagagagagagagagagagaggttatgGGTTTCGCCAGTATTATTGTTTTCACCGGTGACTGAGCTTATGGGTTTTGCTAGTGACTAGGATTTGGTGAGAGAGAAGGGAATAAATAACAGCATTTAGCCATTTAGGGACCAAGTTAGTTAGTTTTGAAATGTCTTGAACTTGATTAACATTAACTTAAACCTCAGCGATAgttaatatattttaagaatttgATGATTTGCATTTAGTTTAGCTATATAggtcttttgttttgtattaatTAACAATTTATATGTTGAATTAATTTAGATTTGTCAAACAACAATGGTGAATGGACTCTAGTCTAATATTGTATGAGAAATGCTTAAGCTGGTTAACGAAAGTTATGAGCAATAATTAAGGAGCTCACATCAACTTAGAGGACGGGTAATACTAATTTACAGTCGTTTCATTATAAGAATCAACATCCTGATCATTTtgaataaactaaataaaaaaaaatatcaaactaaAGGTAGTCCACTAAGGAAGGAGGCCTGCAATTTCGTGGTCTGAATTAAGTTCTTGTTCATAGGTTGGCTCCGAGCTAGAAAGCTTTTTTCCACTGTTTAGGTCTGATCGAAATTTTGGCAAGGGTGTTATCTTTTAgctactttgtttttttttttaatctatatatagTCGCATTCGCAATAGTGAAATTTGAactttttgattctttttataaAGAGAGCAAATAATGACTAAGTCGGCAGTCtttgctttctcaaaaaaaaaaaaaaaaaaagtcggcAGTCTTTGACGTGTTATATAtcttttaaattcttattttcaatagGAAAACTTGGCATTCTTTGTCTTACAacctttactctttttttttttaatgatacgCTTTTGAGTTTAAAAACAATATATTGTATTTACATTTTGTGgttcttgcaatttttttaagaaactgaAGCAAAGTGCAATATGTTAACACACTTTCACACTTATATATTGAATATTCTGCTGTATGTACAACTAatagtagaaattttttttgatgtttTCAATAAATAcatttagaattcaaattcaCTATAAGTACTGAAGATGGTAAGATATAGATCCTGACGGGCCTGACGGGAATACCTGACGGGCCTACCTGACAGGCCTACCTGACGGGCATACCTTAACGGCCTGACGGACCTACCTTAATGGGCCCGACGGATCGGGACTGGTGGGCCTGTGCAAAAATTATCCCACtcgctttgaaggcccatcgctgacagacacagtaagggcccatgatccaaAATCTctatcgcctagaaaagcccta of the Quercus robur chromosome 10, dhQueRobu3.1, whole genome shotgun sequence genome contains:
- the LOC126702995 gene encoding bidirectional sugar transporter SWEET14-like isoform X2, with the protein product MVSTHSPLVFAFGILGNIISFVVFLAPVPTFIRVYKKKSTEGFQSVPYVVALFSAMLWLYYASLKSDEILLITANTVGCVVETIYIAIYIVFAPKQARTFTLRILILMNFGGFGSILLLSHFLAQGETRVRVLGWVCVAFSVSVFAAPLSIMRLVIRTKSVEFMPFYLSLFLTLSAIMWLLYGVLQKDLYVALPNILGFVFGVLQMVLYMIYKNYKTVIDDEKLSGSKADIVNLSMSETNVCSQPNSDEKGISDTQNELEQKDQDVRTMEASNQGQLSVKV
- the LOC126702995 gene encoding bidirectional sugar transporter SWEET14-like isoform X1, whose amino-acid sequence is MVSTHSPLVFAFGILGNIISFVVFLAPVPTFIRVYKKKSTEGFQSVPYVVALFSAMLWLYYASLKSDEILLITANTVGCVVETIYIAIYIVFAPKQARTFTLRILILMNFGGFGSILLLSHFLAQGETRVRVLGWVCVAFSVSVFAAPLSIMRLVIRTKSVEFMPFYLSLFLTLSAIMWLLYGVLQKDLYVAI